The Spirosoma radiotolerans genome has a window encoding:
- a CDS encoding alpha/beta hydrolase, protein MLLLRLLWQIPTGLVLVVVVLLLINEYAIARPSRRTKDIAYVTMNASGVDAERHLLDVYTPRKVAASTKLPVVVFIHGGNWNSGNKNLYAFVGRRLAKQGVVAVIINYQLSPAVLVPAMANDCAQAVHWVSQHIAEFGGDPGRIFVMGHSAGGGLAALLATDDRLFARLGLATNPVKGAILDDAAGLDMFDYLTKMEYPNDQQYLIPYGKDPAVWRAVSPMYYVNDHTPPMLMYSGERTYPSITSSSQRFHQLLLNHQVKHEYKVLPGKKHIAMVTQLFWQHNIIYRELLDFVDAKKR, encoded by the coding sequence ATGCTTCTTCTTCGACTGCTCTGGCAGATTCCAACGGGTTTAGTACTGGTCGTGGTTGTCCTGCTACTTATTAATGAGTATGCTATCGCTCGCCCCAGCCGACGTACCAAAGACATAGCCTACGTGACAATGAATGCTTCTGGTGTCGATGCCGAACGCCATTTGCTGGACGTTTACACGCCGAGAAAGGTAGCTGCTTCCACAAAACTGCCCGTGGTCGTATTTATTCACGGAGGCAACTGGAACAGCGGCAATAAAAATCTTTACGCTTTTGTTGGGCGCCGGTTGGCGAAGCAGGGCGTGGTGGCGGTCATTATCAATTATCAGCTTTCGCCCGCTGTATTGGTTCCTGCCATGGCTAATGATTGTGCCCAGGCCGTCCATTGGGTTAGCCAACACATTGCCGAGTTCGGTGGAGATCCGGGCCGTATTTTCGTAATGGGCCATTCAGCGGGTGGTGGACTGGCCGCTTTACTGGCTACTGATGATCGGCTGTTTGCCCGGCTTGGTTTAGCCACAAATCCAGTGAAAGGAGCCATTCTGGACGATGCTGCCGGGCTGGATATGTTCGATTACCTGACCAAAATGGAATATCCAAACGACCAGCAGTACCTGATTCCGTATGGGAAAGATCCAGCCGTTTGGCGCGCCGTTTCGCCTATGTATTACGTCAATGACCATACGCCCCCTATGTTGATGTATTCGGGTGAACGTACTTACCCAAGTATCACCAGCAGTTCACAGCGGTTTCATCAGTTACTTCTAAACCATCAGGTGAAGCATGAATACAAGGTGCTGCCCGGTAAAAAACACATAGCGATGGTAACCCAGTTATTCTGGCAACACAACATCATCTACCGTGAGTTACTGGACTTTGTTGATGCTAAAAAAAGGTAA
- a CDS encoding YybH family protein, with the protein MKSFIGIALISVFFSACSPSGEAVNVQDLDRQFIDAWNNKNADKITAFLAEDVDFLQGNVHYKGKSDVAKQWVQATLPTLANLKTNIISSATDTHTAYEAGTFAVDVLTDVPNQPRGFGEGNFILLWKKGDDGTWKLSYAQLEDLPVQVKN; encoded by the coding sequence ATGAAATCGTTCATTGGAATAGCACTCATCTCGGTGTTCTTTAGCGCATGCTCACCATCTGGCGAAGCCGTTAATGTTCAGGACCTTGACCGGCAGTTTATCGATGCCTGGAATAATAAAAATGCGGATAAGATAACGGCATTTCTGGCCGAGGATGTTGATTTTCTGCAGGGCAATGTTCATTACAAAGGCAAGTCGGATGTGGCAAAGCAATGGGTACAGGCCACACTGCCCACATTAGCCAATCTGAAGACCAACATTATCAGTTCAGCTACCGATACACATACGGCCTATGAGGCCGGTACATTTGCAGTCGATGTACTGACGGATGTTCCTAACCAGCCACGGGGCTTTGGCGAAGGTAATTTTATCCTTCTCTGGAAGAAAGGCGATGATGGCACCTGGAAACTGAGCTACGCGCAGTTGGAAGACTTACCGGTACAAGTTAAGAATTAA